A segment of the Cohnella algarum genome:
CAAATCGAACCGGCGCTTATTGAACTTTAGCAGCTCGATGCCCTGTTGGGAGATGTAGCGCCTGCGAAGCTTGACGCGAAGAAGCTTCGCATACATTCCTTCGAACGTGCGGAAGCGGTATTTTCGCTCGCCGGATTGCAGGGAATAAGGGAGCAGCAGATCCGGGTTTCGTTCCAAGCGGATAACGCCCTTGCCGAAAGTGCCGTTCACCGGTTTCACGTAAATCATGCCGTATTTGTGCAGCATGTCATGGACCGTATTCCGGTTGAATTCGCGGGTTTCGGGGATGGAGTCTTTCAATTCGGGGTTAGCCAGCAGCGCAACGGTTTTGGCCCGTTTACTTTGAACGCGGCGGATCGGCATCGGGCTTCATCCAACCTTTCCCGTAGACATTATGCTATAATAAATTCATTCATCCTTTTTACTTTATGACGATTGTACGGTTGGTGTTCGTTGGTAACAAAGAAGGAGGATCCACATGTCGGAAGAGCAACGCTCCCAAGTTCGGGACCGCGATATCGGTCTTGAAATGCGGGAATCGTTTTTGAGTTATGCCATGAGCACGATCGTATCCCGCGCCCTGCCCGACGTTCGGGACGGTTTGAAGCCCGTGCACCGGCGCATTTTGTACGGAATGTCGGAAATGGGCGTTACGCCGGACAAGCCGTTCAAGAAGTCGGCCCGGGTCGTCGGCGACGTCATGGGGAAATACCATCCGCACGGCGACTCGGCGCTTTACGAAGCGATGGTCCGGATGGCGCAAGATTTCTCCATGCGGTATATGCTGGTCGAAGGCCAGGGGAATTTCGGTTCCGTCGACGGCGACGCCGCGGCCGCCATGCGGTACACGGAATCGCGCCTGTCGAAGATCGCGATGGAAATGCTGCGCGACATCAACAAGGAAACCGTCAACTTCGTTCCGAACTACGACGGCGAGGAAGTGGAGCCCGAAGTGCTTCCGGCGCGGATTCCGAACCTTCTGGTCAACGGTACGACGGGGATTGCCGTCGGGATGGCCACGAACATTCCTCCGCACAATCTGACCGAAGTGATCGAGGGGGTCCAGGCGCTTATCCATAATCCGGATCTGACGGCTCTGGATTTGATGGAATATATCAAGGGACCCGATTTCCCGACATCCGGCATTATTTTGGGCCGGGAAGGGATCCGTTCGGCATACGCGACGGGAAGGGGTTCCATTACGATCCGCGCGCGGGCGGTCATCGAGGAGACGAACGGCAAGGCCCGGATTATCGTCACCGAAATTCCGTACCAGGTCAACAAGGCGCGCCTCGTCGAGAAGATCGCCGAACTCGTCCGCGAGAAGAGGATTGACGGGATTACCGATTTGCGCGACGAATCGGACCGTACCGGGATGCGGATCGTCATCGAGCTCCGCCGGGACGTCAATCCGAGCGTCGTGCTGAACAATCTCTATAAGCACACGTCCATGCAGTCGTCGTTCGGCATCAATATGCTCGCGATCGTGAACAAAGAGCCGAAAGTGCTGAACCTGCGCGAGGTGTTGGGCTACTATCTGAAGCACCAGATCGAAGTCATTCGCAGGCGGACCGAGTACGACCTCAAAAAGGCGGAAGCCCGCGCGCATATTCTCGAAGGTTTGCGCATCGCGCTCGACCATCTCGACGAAGTCATCGCCTTGATCCGCTCTTCCCGTTCCGACGAGGAGGCCCGCAACGGGCTGATCGAGCGCTTTGGGCTGTCGTTCGACCAGGCCCAAGCGATTCTCGACATGCGTCTGCGCCGGCTGACCGGCTTGGAACGCGAGAAGATCGAAGAGGAATACAACGAATTGCTGCAAAAAATCGCCGAATACAAGGCCATTCTCGGAGACGAGCAGCTGGTGCTGGGCATCATTCACGACGAGCTGGAAGAAATCAAGCTCAAATTCGGCGACGAGCGCCGCACGGAAATTACGGCCAGCGACAACGAAATCCTCGACGAGGACTTGATTCCGCGCGACGAAGTGGTTATCACGATGACCCATACCGGGTACATCAAGCGTTTGCCGGTTTCCACGTACCGCAGCCAGAAGCGTGGCGGAAGAGGCGTCGTCGGGATGGATACGAAGGACGACGATTTCATCGAGCATCTGTTCGTATCCAACACGCACCACTACTTGCTGTTCTTTACGAACCGCGGACGGGTGTTCCGGCTTAAAGCGTACGAAATCCCGGATTTGAGCCGAACCGCCCGGGGGACGCCGGTCATTAACCTCATTCAGATCGAGCAGGGCGAGACGATCAACTTCGTCATTCCGGTCGAGTCGATGGAACCGAACCGCTACCTGTTCTTCGCCACCCGGAACGGGATCGTGAAGAAGACGCCGCTGGACGATTACGCCAACATCCGCAAAGTCGGGCTGATTGCCATTTCCTTGCGCGAAGACGACGATCTGATCGGCGTCAAGCTCACCGACGGCAAACAGGAAATCGTCATGGGCACGGCGCAGGGCATGTCCATACGCTTCTCCGAGCAGGACGTCCGCGCCATGGGTCGCTCGGCTACCGGGGTCAAAGGCATCCAGCTCGACGAGAACGACAGCGTCATCGACATGGATGTCGTCGATCCGGAGCGGGACGTGCTGATCGTGACGGCCAAAGGCTACGGCAAACGGACGCCGATGACCGAATACCGTACGCAGACGCGCGGCGGGAAAGGGATCAAGACGCTGAACGTCACGGACAAGAACGGCTCGATCGTCAGCCTGAAGGTCGTCCAGGACGATGAGGATTTAATGATTATCACCACCAACGGAACGTTGATTCGGATGAGCATGTCCGGCATCAACACGATGGGACGCATCACGCAGGGCGTCAAGCTCATCAACGTGAAGGAAGACGAGTCGGTCGCTACCGTCGCCCGTGCGCCAAGCAGCGCGGACGACGAAGAAAACGCGCAAGAAGCAAGCGAAGACAGCGAGTAATCCAGCGAATTGTTCAGGGGGAAGCGTCATGCCGGTATTGCCCGTGGCGCAGGTGCAGGAAGGCGACTGCCTGACCTCGGACGTGATCACGTCTTTGGGCAGCTTATTGCTGCCCGAAGGCCGGATTTTGTCCGATCGCGATTTGGAGATATTGCAGGCTTTTCTAATACCGAACGTAGAGGTTCGCCGCAACGGTTTGATCGAAACGACGGAGAAATCCGAAGAGAACGTTCCGGAGAGCGAAGTTCAGCCGCTTCAGCAGAAATTTCTGGAGATGGAAAAGCTGCTGAAGCATTCGTTCGACAGGACGGGGCCGGGAGATAAGCTGCCGGTACTGGAACTTCGGAAATCCCTCCTTGAGCTCATCGATCGCATCGAAGAGTACAACGTATTGACGTTCGTTCCCGTTCAGGATGGAAGTCCTGTCGAACGATGGATTCGCAACAGCGTTCTATGCGCCCTGACTTCGTACAAGCTCGCCAAATGGTGCAAGCTGCCGGAAAAGGACTGGACGCAAATCGCGCTTGCCGGGCTGCTGCACGATATCGGGAACGTCCGGATCGACCCGGCGATTTTTCATAAGCCGACCCGGTTGACGCCTGCGGAAATTCAGGAGATGCGGCAGCACACGGTGTACGGATTCCGCCTTCTCGAGGGCGTTCCTTCCTTGAGCCAAGGGGTAGCCCTGGCCGCGCTGCAGCATCATGAGCGATTGGACGGCAGCGGGTACCCGATGAAGCTTTCCGGGGACAAAATCCACCAATACGCCAAAATCGTGGCGATCGCGGACATGTATCATGCGATGACGACCACGCGCAATGAACGGAAAGGCCAGTCGCCCTATTTGGTGCTGGAGGAGCTTCAGTCCGAGTCGTTCGGCAAGCTGGATCCGTTGTTCGTGCGTACGTTCATCGACCGGGCAACTCATTTTCACAACGGGATGCTGGTTCAGCTTAACGATAACCGCGTAGGCGAAATCGTATTTACCGACGTCCAAAATCCGACGCGGCCGATGATCTCGATCTATGGGGAAATCGTGAATTTAAGCAAGCAGCGGGATCTGTACATTTGCGCGATCTATTCCGCCTGACCGGCTAACTGCCGGACGAAGCGCGAAACCGGAGCGAAGACCGATGGCGGTCGGGCTCCGGTTTTCGTTTATTATTTCGATATCTCGCGCAATATATTGATCTTGAACGGCGCGAACCCACCATCCTCCGAAAGCGATCCGTTGCCAAGGCGGAAGATCGTCCGTTCAAGGCAGAGAAAACGGAAAGCGGCGGGCCATTTGCATGGGGAAATCTGTCAGTTAAAAAAAGCGAAAAAAACAGTTGCATAGGCGATTCAAACGTGATATATTATTTAAGTCGCCGCTGAACGGGCGACGCGAAAGCGAAGGCCTTCGGGCTAACGCGATTGCTCCTTGAAAACTGAACATCGAGCGTAATTGGAAACAAGTCGAATGCAGGCTTTGAGCCTGTGCGAGACAAACCAGCAATAACTTTTTGAGCCTAAGGGCTCTTCAATAAAGTAGTTGGACATTTTGACTCTCAGGATTTCCTTCGGAAACCCTGCCGTCAAAAGTCCCTTTATGGAGAGTTTGATCCTGGCTCAGGACGAACGCTGGCGGCGTGCCTAATACATGCAAGTCGAGCGGATCTTTTTAGGTAGCTTGCTACTTAAGAAGGTTAGCGGCGGACGGGTGAGTAACACGTAGGCAACCTGCCCTTTAGCCTGGGATAACATTCGGAAACGAATGCTAAGACCGGATACGCAGCTTGGTCGCATGAGCGAGCTGGGAAAGACGGAGCAATCTGTCGCTAAGGGATGGGCCTGCGGCGCATTAGCTAGTTGGTGGGGTAACGGCTCACCAAGGCGACGATGCGTAGCCGACCTGAGAGGGTGAACGGCCACACTGGGACTGAGACACGGCCCAGACTCCTACGGGAGGCAGCAGTAGGGAATCTTCCACAATGGGCGAAAGCCTGATGGAGCAACGCCGCGTGAGTGAGGAAGGCCTTCGGGTCGTAAAGCTCTGTTGCCAGGGAAGAATAAGGGCTAGTTAACTGCTAGCTCGATGACGGTACCTGAGAAGAAAGCCCCGGCTAACTACGTGCCAGCAGCCGCGGTAATACGTAGGGGGCAAGCGTTGTCCGGAATTATTGGGCGTAAAGCGCGCGCAGGCGGTTCTTTAAGTCTGGTGTTTAAGTGCGGGGCTCAACCCCGTGACGCACTGGAAACTGGGGGGCTTGAGTGCAGAAGAGGAGAGCGGAATTCCACGTGTAGCGGTGAAATGCGTAGAGATGTGGAGGAACACCAGTGGCGAAGGCGGCTCTCTGGACTGTAACTGACGCTGAGGCGCGAAAGCGTGGGGAGCAAACAGGATTAGATACCCTGGTAGTCCACGCCGTAAACGATGAGTGCTAGGTGTTGGGGGGTCCACCTCTCGGTGCCGAAGTTAACACATTAAGCACTCCGCCTGGGGAGTACGGTCGCAAGACTGAAACTCAAAGGAATTGACGGGGACCCGCACAAGCAGTGGAGTATGTGGTTTAATTCGAAGCAACGCGAAGAACCTTACCAGGTCTTGACATCCCTCTGACCGGTCTAGAGATAGGCCTTTCCTTCGGGACAGAGGAGACAGGTGGTGCATGGTTGTCGTCAGCTCGTGTCGTGAGATGTTGGGTTAAGTCCCGCAACGAGCGCAACCCTTGATCTTAGTTGCCAGCACTTCGGGTGGGCACTCTAAGGTGACTGCCGGTGACAAACCGGAGGAAGGCGGGGATGACGTCAAATCATCATGCCCCTTATGACCTGGGCTACACACGTACTACAATGGCCGGTACAACGGGAAGCGAAAGGGCGACCTGGAGCCAATCCTAAAAAGCCGGTCTCAGTTCGGATTGCAGGCTGCAACTCGCCTGCATGAAGTCGGAATTGCTAGTAATCGCGGATCAGCATGCCGCGGTGAATACGTTCCCGGGTCTTGTACACACCGCCCGTCACACCACGAGAGTTTACAACACCCGAAGCCGGTGGGGTAACCGCAAGGAGCCAGCCGTCGAAGGTGGGGTAGATGATTGGGGTGAAGTCGTAACAAGGTAGCCGTATCGGAAGGTGCGGCTGGATCACCTCCTTTCTAAGGAACCCTTCGGGGAATAAAGTCCGATTACGCTCGAGTTCAGTTTTGAAGGAGGAATCCTTCAATCCTATCGCTTGCCTCGCTGGAAAGATTTGCGTCTTGAGAGCGGAAGGGCAATGTGATAAGATGATATTCTGTCGCCGATTGGCGATGGGGATTTGCTAACAACCGACACGCGGCGAACGCCGCAGGGTAACGGTTGCAGCTTGCACCTTGACAACTGGATACGAAACGAAAGCAACGAACCGACACGCAGCGAACGCTGCTGGGTAGCGGTTAGTTGTAGCGCAAAAGAAGATCATCTAATGACCTTATGTGTTGTGGAGCGGAGAGTACGAAGGTACTTGAAGTGAAAATGGCAAGCTAACCGAGAGGTTAAGCTAATAAGGGCGTACGGAGGATGCCTAGGCGCCAGGAGCTGACGAAGGACGCGGCGAACAGCGAAATTTCCTCGGGGAGCCGTAAGCAGGCTTTGATCCGGGGGTGTCCGAATGGGGAAACCCGGCTGTGGTAATGCACAGTCACCCATGAGTGAATTCATAGCTCATGAGGGAGCATACCAGGGGAACTGAAACATCTAAGTACCCTGAGGAGAAGAAAACAAAACAGTGATTCCGTCAGTAGCGGCGAGCGAACGCGGATTAGCCCAAACCAGGGAGCTTGCTCCCTGGGGTTGTGGGACGTCTTACACGGAGTTACAAAAGAGCAGGTTAGGCGAAGAGGTCTGGAAAGGCCCGGCAAAGAAGGTAAAAGCCCTGTAGCCGAAAGTCTGCTCTCTCCAAGACGGATCCCGAGTACCGCGGGACACGAGAAACCCCGTGGGAATCCGGCAGGACCATCTGCCAAGGCTAAATACTCCCTGGCGACCGATAGCGAAGCAGTACCGTGAGGGAAAGGTGAAAAGCACCGCGGGAGCGGAGTGAAAAAGAACCTGAAACCGTACGCTTACAAGAAGTCAGAGCCCGATTCTTAAG
Coding sequences within it:
- the gyrA gene encoding DNA gyrase subunit A, coding for MSEEQRSQVRDRDIGLEMRESFLSYAMSTIVSRALPDVRDGLKPVHRRILYGMSEMGVTPDKPFKKSARVVGDVMGKYHPHGDSALYEAMVRMAQDFSMRYMLVEGQGNFGSVDGDAAAAMRYTESRLSKIAMEMLRDINKETVNFVPNYDGEEVEPEVLPARIPNLLVNGTTGIAVGMATNIPPHNLTEVIEGVQALIHNPDLTALDLMEYIKGPDFPTSGIILGREGIRSAYATGRGSITIRARAVIEETNGKARIIVTEIPYQVNKARLVEKIAELVREKRIDGITDLRDESDRTGMRIVIELRRDVNPSVVLNNLYKHTSMQSSFGINMLAIVNKEPKVLNLREVLGYYLKHQIEVIRRRTEYDLKKAEARAHILEGLRIALDHLDEVIALIRSSRSDEEARNGLIERFGLSFDQAQAILDMRLRRLTGLEREKIEEEYNELLQKIAEYKAILGDEQLVLGIIHDELEEIKLKFGDERRTEITASDNEILDEDLIPRDEVVITMTHTGYIKRLPVSTYRSQKRGGRGVVGMDTKDDDFIEHLFVSNTHHYLLFFTNRGRVFRLKAYEIPDLSRTARGTPVINLIQIEQGETINFVIPVESMEPNRYLFFATRNGIVKKTPLDDYANIRKVGLIAISLREDDDLIGVKLTDGKQEIVMGTAQGMSIRFSEQDVRAMGRSATGVKGIQLDENDSVIDMDVVDPERDVLIVTAKGYGKRTPMTEYRTQTRGGKGIKTLNVTDKNGSIVSLKVVQDDEDLMIITTNGTLIRMSMSGINTMGRITQGVKLINVKEDESVATVARAPSSADDEENAQEASEDSE
- a CDS encoding HD-GYP domain-containing protein — translated: MPVLPVAQVQEGDCLTSDVITSLGSLLLPEGRILSDRDLEILQAFLIPNVEVRRNGLIETTEKSEENVPESEVQPLQQKFLEMEKLLKHSFDRTGPGDKLPVLELRKSLLELIDRIEEYNVLTFVPVQDGSPVERWIRNSVLCALTSYKLAKWCKLPEKDWTQIALAGLLHDIGNVRIDPAIFHKPTRLTPAEIQEMRQHTVYGFRLLEGVPSLSQGVALAALQHHERLDGSGYPMKLSGDKIHQYAKIVAIADMYHAMTTTRNERKGQSPYLVLEELQSESFGKLDPLFVRTFIDRATHFHNGMLVQLNDNRVGEIVFTDVQNPTRPMISIYGEIVNLSKQRDLYICAIYSA